The genome window CAAAAGTAATGCAATAGCAAACTGGCCAACCGAAGCTGTTCCATAAGTGGGTATATTGGATACCGGGATATTCTTCTCTTTGGCAATATCTGTATCAATAACATCATATCCTGTAGCCAGTACACCAATAAATTTTATATTGGAACATGCATTCAGGGTATTCTTTCTTATCGGAGTTTTATTTGTAAACACTATTTCGGCATCACCAATACGGGAAATAATTTCATTTTCATCTGTCAATGAAGTACGATCATATACTGTTAAATCACCAAATTTTTTAAGACCCAGCCAATCTAAGTCTCCCGGATTTAAAGTGTATCCGTCCAAAACTACAATCTTCATATTTTATACTCTCCTTTTCAATAACACATTTTTATTCAATTTTATGAAATACAAGCTCCTGGCTATCAAGTAATATGAGCAATATTTTTTTCTATTGTAATTCTTTTTTTTGCAAATAATTGAATTGCCCGGGGAAGCAACTGATGTTCATATTTTAAGATTCTATCAGAAAGCGTTTCCTCATTATCAGTCTGTTTTACTTCAACTGCATGCTGTAGAATAATGGGACCTGTATCAATTCCTTCATCAACAAAATGAACAGTACAACCACTTATCTTAACACCATATTCTAATGCCTGTTTCTGGGCATTCAGGCCAGGAAAAGAGGGTAATAAAGCCGGGTGTATATTGATTATGCGATATCGGTAATTATTTATAATTTTTGATCCCAGCAATCTCATATATCCGGCTAAAACAACTAAATCTATATAATTATTTTTCAGGCAATTGATTATTTGATCTTCATAATTTTCTTTGTTTTTATAACTCTTATAAGGAAAAACCATGGTATTAATCCGGTTATCCCGAGCCCTTTTTAAGGCATAAGCTTTTTCATTATCACTTATTACAATCTTAATTGTTCCATCAATTTTGCCCTCTTGAACAGCATTAATGATTGCCTGTAAATTAGTTCCTCTTCCTGAGGCCAGTACTGCTATGTTAATCATACATTCCTTCCCCTGTTAATTAATAAATATTTTGTTATTATCCGGATTTTTTTAACTTCATATTCTCCTGTCATTATTTTTTCATATGATGTTAACTCTGTTATCTGTACTATCCCCTGCACTAACCTTGCCTATAAAATAGGGTATTTCCCCTAAATTTTCTAATTCCTGAATTATAGATTCCTTTTGTTCTGGTGGCACTATTATTATTAAACCAATCCCCATATTGAACGTACGATACATCTCTTTATCAGTCAATTTCCCTTTGTTCTGGAGTAACTGAAAAATTGGTAATTTTTGCCAGCTATCTATATATATTTCGGCAATTGTATTATCAGGTAAAATTCGCGGAATGTTATCATAAAAACCCCCACCGGTAATATGGACAATACCTTTAACTGAAAATTTTTCTATTATTGATAAAATAGACTTGACATATATCTTGGTTGGTCTTAATAATTCTTCACCCAGGCTTACTTTTAAATCTCCTGGTGTTTCCCTTAATTGAATTCCTTCTTCCTGTAACAATACCTTTCGTACCAGGGAAAAACCATTACTGTGTAAGCCGGAAGAGGCCAAACCTAATATTACATCTTCGGGTTTGATATTTTTACCGGAAATAATTTTATCTCTTTCAACTATTCCAACAGAAAAACCGGAAAGGTCATATTCCCCTTCCGGGTAAAATCCGGGCATCTCTGCTGTTTCCCCGCCCAATAACGCACACCCTGCTTCTTTACACCCATCAGTTATTCCTTT of Atribacterota bacterium contains these proteins:
- the purN gene encoding phosphoribosylglycinamide formyltransferase is translated as MINIAVLASGRGTNLQAIINAVQEGKIDGTIKIVISDNEKAYALKRARDNRINTMVFPYKSYKNKENYEDQIINCLKNNYIDLVVLAGYMRLLGSKIINNYRYRIINIHPALLPSFPGLNAQKQALEYGVKISGCTVHFVDEGIDTGPIILQHAVEVKQTDNEETLSDRILKYEHQLLPRAIQLFAKKRITIEKNIAHIT
- the purM gene encoding phosphoribosylformylglycinamidine cyclo-ligase, with amino-acid sequence MKDAYKKSGVDIDLANSIINNVKPMIHSTHIPGVMNDIGSFAGLFSISQEKIKDPVLVSGTDGVGTKLMIANLMEKHDTIGIDLVAMCVNDILTCGAKPIFFLDYLATGKLEKGKMVAIIKGITDGCKEAGCALLGGETAEMPGFYPEGEYDLSGFSVGIVERDKIISGKNIKPEDVILGLASSGLHSNGFSLVRKVLLQEEGIQLRETPGDLKVSLGEELLRPTKIYVKSILSIIEKFSVKGIVHITGGGFYDNIPRILPDNTIAEIYIDSWQKLPIFQLLQNKGKLTDKEMYRTFNMGIGLIIIVPPEQKESIIQELENLGEIPYFIGKVSAGDSTDNRVNII